In one Pseudomonas tensinigenes genomic region, the following are encoded:
- the lpdA gene encoding dihydrolipoyl dehydrogenase translates to MQSLNTTLLIIGGGPGGYVTAIRAGQLGIPTILVEGQSLGGTCLNIGCIPSKALIHVAEQFHQTQHHSQHSTLGISVAAPTLDITKSVEWKDGIVDRLTTGVAALLKKNKVQVINGWAKVIDGKTVDVGDTRIQCEHLVLATGSTSVNLPILPIGGPIISSTEALAPKSVPKRLVVVGGGYIGLELGIAYRKLGAEVSVVEAQDRILPAYDAELTQPVHDALKQLGVKLYLKHSVLGFDGTLQVRDHEGETLNLETDQVLVAVGRKPNTQGWNLEALNLDMNGSAIKIDSRCQTSMRNVYAIGDLSGEPMLAHRAMAQGEMVAELISGKTREFNPTAVAAVCFTDPELVVVGKTPDEAKAAGLDCIVSSFPFAANGRAMTLESKSGFVRVVARRDNHVIVGWQAVGVGVSELSTAFAQSLEMGARLEDIGGTIHAHPTLGEAVQEAALRALGHALHL, encoded by the coding sequence ATGCAATCTCTGAACACTACGCTGCTGATCATCGGCGGCGGCCCTGGCGGCTATGTAACGGCAATTCGCGCCGGGCAACTGGGCATTCCGACCATTCTGGTCGAAGGCCAATCGCTGGGCGGCACCTGCCTGAACATCGGCTGCATCCCGTCGAAAGCGCTGATTCACGTGGCTGAGCAGTTTCACCAGACCCAGCATCATAGCCAGCATTCGACGCTGGGTATCAGCGTTGCCGCGCCGACCCTCGACATCACTAAAAGCGTCGAGTGGAAGGATGGCATCGTCGATCGCCTGACCACCGGCGTTGCTGCGCTGCTGAAGAAGAACAAGGTTCAGGTCATCAATGGCTGGGCCAAGGTCATCGACGGTAAAACCGTTGACGTTGGCGACACGCGCATCCAGTGCGAGCATCTGGTGCTGGCCACCGGTTCGACCAGCGTCAATCTGCCGATCCTGCCGATTGGCGGGCCGATCATCTCCTCCACCGAAGCGCTGGCGCCGAAATCCGTGCCGAAACGTCTGGTGGTGGTTGGCGGTGGTTACATTGGTCTGGAACTGGGCATTGCTTACCGCAAGCTCGGTGCCGAGGTCAGTGTGGTCGAGGCGCAGGATCGCATCCTGCCGGCCTACGACGCCGAACTGACGCAACCGGTGCATGACGCGTTGAAGCAACTGGGCGTTAAGTTGTATTTGAAACACAGCGTGCTGGGTTTCGACGGCACCTTGCAGGTACGCGATCACGAGGGCGAGACCCTCAACCTGGAAACCGATCAGGTGCTGGTCGCCGTCGGTCGCAAACCGAATACCCAAGGCTGGAACCTTGAAGCACTGAATCTGGACATGAACGGTTCGGCAATCAAGATCGACAGCCGTTGCCAGACCAGCATGCGTAACGTCTACGCCATCGGCGATCTGAGCGGCGAGCCGATGCTGGCCCACCGCGCCATGGCCCAAGGCGAGATGGTTGCCGAGTTGATCAGCGGCAAAACCCGCGAGTTCAACCCGACGGCCGTTGCTGCCGTGTGCTTCACCGACCCGGAACTGGTGGTGGTGGGCAAGACGCCGGACGAGGCCAAGGCTGCCGGGCTGGACTGCATCGTTTCCAGCTTCCCGTTCGCCGCCAACGGCCGGGCGATGACGCTGGAGTCGAAAAGCGGTTTTGTGCGTGTGGTCGCTCGTCGGGATAACCATGTGATTGTCGGCTGGCAGGCGGTGGGCGTCGGCGTTTCCGAGCTGTCGACGGCGTTTGCGCAAAGCCTGGAAATGGGCGCGCGGCTGGAAGATATCGGCGGCACCATTCATGCGCATCCGACCCTGGGTGAAGCGGTGCAGGAGGCGGCGTTGCGTGCTTTGGGGCATGCGTTGCACCTGTAA
- a CDS encoding branched-chain amino acid aminotransferase, which yields MGNESINWDKLGFDYIKTDKRYLSYFRDGEWDKGTLTEDNVLHISEGSTALHYGQQCFEGMKAYRCKDGSINLFRPDQNALRMQRSCARLLMPTVDTEQFIEACKEVVRANERFIPPYGTGGALYLRPFVIGVGDNIGVRTAPEFIFSIFCIPVGAYFKGGLTPHNFQISSYDRAAPQGTGAAKVGGNYAASLMPGSKAKKANFADAIYLDPMTHTKIEEVGSANFFGITHDNKFITPNSPSVLPGITRLSLIELAKSRLGLEVVEGDVLIDKLSDFKEAGACGTAAVITPIGGISYNDHLHVFHSETEVGPVTQKLYKELTGVQTGDIEAPAGWIVKV from the coding sequence ATGGGTAACGAAAGCATCAATTGGGACAAGCTGGGTTTTGACTACATCAAGACCGACAAACGCTATCTGTCGTACTTTCGCGATGGCGAGTGGGACAAAGGCACCCTGACCGAAGATAACGTGCTGCACATCAGCGAAGGCTCGACGGCCCTTCACTATGGCCAGCAGTGCTTCGAAGGCATGAAGGCCTATCGTTGCAAGGACGGCTCGATCAACCTGTTCCGCCCGGACCAGAACGCCCTGCGCATGCAGCGCAGCTGCGCGCGTCTGCTGATGCCGACGGTCGACACCGAGCAGTTCATCGAAGCCTGTAAAGAAGTGGTTCGTGCCAACGAGCGTTTCATCCCGCCATACGGCACTGGCGGCGCGCTGTACCTGCGCCCGTTCGTGATCGGCGTCGGTGACAACATCGGCGTGCGCACGGCACCCGAGTTCATCTTCTCGATTTTCTGCATTCCGGTCGGTGCTTACTTCAAGGGCGGCCTGACCCCGCACAACTTCCAGATCTCCAGCTACGACCGCGCCGCCCCACAAGGCACCGGCGCAGCCAAGGTTGGCGGCAACTACGCTGCCAGCCTGATGCCGGGTTCGAAAGCGAAGAAAGCCAACTTCGCCGACGCGATCTACCTTGACCCGATGACCCACACCAAGATCGAAGAAGTCGGCTCGGCCAACTTCTTCGGGATCACCCACGACAACAAGTTCATCACGCCGAACTCGCCGTCCGTGCTGCCGGGCATCACCCGCCTGTCGCTGATCGAACTGGCGAAATCGCGTCTGGGCCTGGAAGTGGTTGAAGGCGACGTGCTGATCGACAAGTTGTCGGACTTCAAGGAAGCCGGCGCTTGCGGTACGGCTGCGGTGATCACCCCGATCGGTGGTATCAGCTACAACGATCATCTGCATGTGTTCCACAGCGAAACCGAAGTCGGCCCAGTGACCCAGAAGCTCTACAAAGAGCTGACTGGCGTGCAGACCGGCGACATCGAAGCGCCTGCGGGCTGGATCGTCAAGGTTTGA
- a CDS encoding dihydrolipoamide acetyltransferase family protein, whose protein sequence is MGTHVIKMPDIGEGIAEVELSQWHVKVGDLVVEDQVLADVMTDKAMVDIPSPVHGKVIALGGQPGEVMAVGSVLISIEVEGAGNLKESAAPAPVKEAPVVAKVEAVVESKPAPAAPRPAAVCQGPMVAREADERPLASPAVRKHALDLGIQLRLVRGSGPAGRVLHEDLEAYLAQGQSNASAPVAAAYAQRNEEEQIQVIGMRRKIAQRMQDATQRAAHFSYVEEIDVTAIEELRAHLNEKHGASRGKLTLLPFLVRALVVALRDFPQMNARYDDEAQVITRLGAVHVGVATQSDVGLMVPVVRHAEARSLWDSATEISRLANAARNGKASRDELSGSTITLTSLGALGGIVSTPVLNLPEVAIVGVNKIVERPMVVKGQVVIRKMMNLSSSFDHRVVDGMDAALFIQAIRGLIEQPATLFVE, encoded by the coding sequence ATGGGCACGCACGTTATCAAGATGCCGGACATCGGCGAAGGCATCGCAGAAGTAGAACTGTCGCAGTGGCACGTCAAGGTTGGCGATCTGGTCGTTGAAGATCAGGTGCTGGCTGACGTGATGACCGACAAGGCGATGGTCGATATTCCCTCGCCAGTGCATGGCAAGGTGATTGCCCTCGGCGGTCAGCCGGGTGAAGTGATGGCGGTTGGCAGTGTGCTGATCAGCATCGAGGTTGAAGGTGCCGGTAACTTGAAAGAGTCCGCCGCACCCGCGCCCGTTAAAGAGGCGCCGGTCGTAGCGAAAGTTGAAGCGGTTGTCGAGAGCAAACCTGCTCCAGCCGCCCCGCGCCCTGCTGCGGTTTGCCAAGGCCCGATGGTTGCGCGCGAAGCAGACGAACGCCCGCTCGCCTCGCCGGCCGTGCGCAAACATGCACTGGATCTGGGGATTCAATTACGTCTGGTGCGCGGTTCCGGCCCGGCCGGTCGTGTGTTGCACGAAGACCTTGAAGCCTATCTGGCGCAAGGTCAGTCGAACGCTTCGGCACCAGTCGCCGCCGCTTACGCCCAGCGTAACGAAGAAGAACAGATTCAAGTGATCGGCATGCGCCGCAAGATCGCCCAGCGCATGCAGGACGCTACCCAGCGTGCCGCACACTTCAGCTATGTCGAGGAAATCGATGTCACCGCAATTGAAGAACTGCGCGCGCACTTGAATGAGAAGCACGGTGCCAGCCGTGGCAAATTGACCTTGTTGCCGTTCCTCGTTCGCGCCTTGGTCGTCGCCCTGCGCGACTTCCCGCAGATGAACGCCCGTTACGACGACGAAGCCCAGGTCATCACTCGCCTCGGCGCCGTGCATGTCGGCGTCGCCACGCAAAGCGATGTCGGCCTGATGGTGCCGGTGGTGCGTCACGCCGAGGCGCGCAGCCTGTGGGACAGCGCTACAGAAATCTCGCGCCTGGCCAACGCCGCACGCAATGGCAAGGCCAGCCGCGACGAATTGTCCGGCTCGACCATCACCCTGACCAGCCTCGGTGCGCTGGGCGGCATTGTCAGTACGCCAGTGCTGAACCTGCCGGAAGTGGCGATCGTCGGCGTCAACAAAATCGTCGAACGGCCGATGGTCGTCAAAGGCCAGGTGGTGATCCGCAAGATGATGAACCTCTCCAGCTCGTTCGATCACCGCGTGGTCGATGGCATGGACGCGGCACTCTTCATCCAGGCCATTCGCGGCTTGATCGAACAACCTGCCACTTTGTTTGTGGAGTAA
- a CDS encoding putative DNA modification/repair radical SAM protein, which translates to MQIIDKLSILADAAKYDASCASSGAPKRSSEGKSGLGSTDGMGICHSYTPDGRCVSLLKILLTNFCLYDCQYCVNRRSSDVPRARFTPEEVVALTMDFYRRNCVSGLFLSSGIIRSADYTMEQLVRVAKLLREEHEFRGYIHLKTIPEADPALIEEAGRYADRLSVNIELPTDASLQVLAPEKDIKSIKQAMNTIYTGVQTVLNEPRSAKFAPAGQSTQLIVGADDTDDSTILHSAQALYGNFRLRRVYYSAFSPIPDSPKSVPLAAPPLMREHRLYQADFLLRSYGYSADELLKGPGNLALDIDPKLAWALQNREVFPLDLNRAEASLIARIPGIGLRTTERLVELRRQRRIRYEDVARMRCVLAKAKPFIITSDYHPQQAEVTSHLLYQQLRDRPMPQQMGLWG; encoded by the coding sequence ATGCAAATCATCGACAAGCTGAGCATCCTCGCCGACGCCGCCAAGTACGACGCCTCCTGCGCGAGCAGCGGCGCGCCCAAGCGCAGCTCCGAGGGCAAGAGCGGGCTGGGTTCGACCGATGGCATGGGCATTTGCCACAGCTACACGCCGGACGGCCGCTGCGTGTCGTTGCTGAAGATTCTGCTGACCAATTTCTGCCTTTACGATTGCCAGTACTGCGTCAACCGCCGTTCCAGCGATGTCCCGCGTGCCCGGTTCACCCCCGAGGAAGTCGTGGCGCTGACCATGGATTTCTACCGGCGCAACTGCGTCAGCGGGCTGTTCCTCAGCTCCGGGATCATTCGCTCGGCGGACTACACCATGGAGCAACTGGTGCGGGTGGCGAAGCTGCTGCGCGAAGAGCATGAGTTTCGCGGCTACATCCATCTCAAGACCATTCCCGAAGCCGATCCGGCATTGATCGAAGAAGCAGGGCGCTACGCTGATCGCTTGAGCGTCAACATCGAACTGCCGACCGATGCCAGCCTGCAAGTGCTGGCGCCGGAGAAGGACATCAAGTCGATCAAGCAGGCGATGAACACCATCTACACCGGTGTGCAGACTGTTCTGAACGAACCACGCTCGGCGAAGTTCGCCCCGGCCGGGCAGAGCACGCAGTTGATTGTCGGCGCCGACGACACCGACGACAGCACCATCCTTCACAGCGCCCAGGCCTTGTACGGCAACTTCCGACTGCGGCGGGTCTACTATTCGGCCTTCAGCCCGATCCCCGACAGCCCGAAAAGCGTGCCTCTCGCTGCGCCGCCGCTGATGCGTGAACACCGTTTGTATCAGGCCGATTTTCTCCTGCGCAGCTACGGCTACAGCGCCGATGAATTGCTCAAGGGGCCGGGCAATCTGGCGCTGGACATCGACCCGAAACTGGCCTGGGCGTTGCAGAATCGCGAGGTGTTCCCGCTCGATCTGAACCGTGCCGAAGCGTCCCTGATCGCGCGTATTCCCGGCATCGGACTGCGCACCACCGAACGTCTGGTGGAGTTGCGCCGACAGCGGCGCATTCGTTACGAAGACGTCGCGCGCATGCGCTGTGTGCTGGCCAAGGCCAAGCCGTTCATCATCACCAGCGACTATCACCCGCAGCAGGCTGAGGTCACCAGCCATTTGCTCTATCAGCAACTGCGCGACCGGCCAATGCCGCAGCAAATGGGGCTGTGGGGATGA
- a CDS encoding TIGR03915 family putative DNA repair protein gives MINLDCDDLFDTWRQQARWLLSHEVDPSLVSWASLGVADLFASDEPVPEGQGPFQARIPRALLDTLEQASRYRGDQRWSLLYEVLWRVSHGDRTAMMAGDKLGSELQRRIKQVNREAHHLHAFVRFIERPSSSAGPQYVAWHEPAHDILHSASEHFIGRMGRHRWLIATPRDGVYYDGEQLIHQRQCPQEWQQLAQNIDDPHGDLWLTYYSHIFNPARLNEKVMQGHLPARFWKNLPEGELIPWLITQARMGKQQNGQASGIADRAGKRIALKSPSP, from the coding sequence ATGATCAATCTCGATTGCGATGATCTGTTCGACACGTGGCGCCAGCAGGCGCGCTGGCTGCTGAGCCATGAAGTCGATCCGAGTCTGGTGAGCTGGGCTTCGCTAGGCGTGGCTGATCTGTTTGCCAGTGATGAGCCGGTGCCTGAAGGGCAGGGGCCGTTTCAGGCACGTATTCCGCGAGCGCTGCTCGACACGCTGGAGCAAGCCTCGCGCTATCGTGGTGATCAACGCTGGAGCCTGCTCTATGAGGTGTTGTGGCGTGTCAGCCATGGCGATCGCACGGCGATGATGGCCGGGGACAAACTTGGTAGCGAGTTGCAGCGACGGATCAAACAAGTCAATCGCGAAGCCCATCACCTGCATGCATTTGTACGCTTCATCGAACGCCCTTCATCCAGCGCGGGTCCGCAATATGTGGCTTGGCATGAACCGGCCCATGACATTTTGCACAGCGCCAGTGAGCATTTCATCGGGCGAATGGGCCGACATCGCTGGTTGATCGCCACGCCGCGCGATGGGGTTTATTACGATGGCGAGCAACTGATTCATCAACGTCAATGCCCGCAGGAATGGCAGCAGTTGGCGCAGAACATTGACGATCCTCATGGCGATCTGTGGCTGACTTATTACAGCCACATCTTCAATCCAGCGCGGTTGAACGAGAAGGTCATGCAGGGGCATTTGCCGGCGCGGTTCTGGAAGAATCTGCCGGAGGGGGAGTTGATTCCCTGGTTGATTACGCAGGCGCGGATGGGTAAGCAGCAGAATGGGCAGGCGAGTGGGATTGCTGATCGTGCAGGTAAACGCATCGCACTGAAAAGCCCCTCACCCTAA
- a CDS encoding 3-methyl-2-oxobutanoate dehydrogenase (2-methylpropanoyl-transferring) subunit alpha, with the protein MTQAYEPLRLHVPEPSGRPGCKTDFSYLHLTDAGTVRKPPVDVEPADTADLARGLIRVLDDQGNALGPWAENVPVEILRKGMRAMLKTRIYDNRMVVAQRQKKMSFYMQSLGEEAIGSAQALALNIDDMCFPTYRQQSILMAREVPLVDLICQLLSNERDPLKGRQLPIMYSVKEAGFFTISGNLATQFIQAVGWGMASAIKGDTKIASAWIGDGATAESDFHTALTFAHVYRAPVILNVVNNQWAISTFQAIAGGEATTFAGRGVGCGIASLRVDGNDFYAVYAASAWAAERARRNLGPTMIEWVTYRAGPHSTSDDPSKYRPADDWSHFPLGDPIARLKQHLIKVGHWSEEEHAAVSAELEAEVIAAQKQAEQYGTLAGGQIPSAATMFEDVYKEMPEHLKRQRQQLGI; encoded by the coding sequence ATGACCCAAGCGTATGAACCGCTGCGCCTGCACGTCCCTGAACCCTCGGGCCGCCCAGGCTGCAAAACCGACTTTTCCTACCTGCATCTGACCGATGCCGGTACGGTGCGCAAACCTCCCGTCGACGTAGAACCAGCCGACACCGCCGACCTGGCACGTGGGCTGATTCGCGTACTCGACGATCAAGGCAACGCTCTTGGCCCATGGGCCGAGAACGTGCCGGTCGAGATCCTGCGTAAAGGCATGCGCGCCATGCTCAAGACGCGCATCTACGACAACCGCATGGTGGTCGCCCAGCGTCAGAAAAAAATGTCGTTCTACATGCAGAGCCTTGGCGAGGAAGCCATTGGCAGCGCCCAGGCGCTGGCCTTGAACATCGACGACATGTGCTTTCCGACCTACCGCCAGCAAAGCATCCTGATGGCCCGCGAAGTTCCGCTGGTCGACCTGATCTGCCAACTGCTGTCCAACGAACGCGATCCGCTCAAGGGCCGCCAGTTGCCGATCATGTACTCGGTCAAGGAAGCGGGTTTCTTCACCATCTCCGGCAACCTCGCGACCCAGTTCATTCAGGCGGTCGGCTGGGGCATGGCTTCGGCGATCAAAGGCGACACCAAAATCGCCTCGGCGTGGATCGGAGACGGCGCCACCGCTGAATCGGACTTCCACACCGCCCTCACCTTCGCCCACGTTTATCGAGCGCCGGTGATCCTCAATGTGGTCAACAACCAATGGGCGATTTCGACCTTTCAGGCCATCGCCGGTGGTGAAGCCACCACCTTCGCCGGACGCGGCGTCGGTTGCGGCATCGCCTCGCTGCGCGTTGACGGAAATGACTTCTACGCCGTCTATGCGGCGTCTGCCTGGGCTGCCGAACGCGCCCGCCGCAACCTCGGCCCGACCATGATCGAATGGGTCACCTACCGCGCCGGCCCGCACTCGACCTCCGACGATCCGTCGAAATACCGTCCGGCCGATGACTGGAGCCACTTCCCGCTGGGCGATCCGATTGCCCGCCTGAAACAGCACCTGATCAAGGTCGGCCACTGGTCGGAGGAAGAACACGCCGCCGTCAGCGCCGAGCTTGAAGCCGAAGTGATTGCCGCGCAGAAACAGGCCGAACAGTACGGCACCCTCGCCGGCGGTCAGATTCCAAGCGCCGCGACCATGTTCGAAGACGTCTACAAAGAGATGCCGGAGCACTTGAAGCGCCAGCGTCAGCAGTTGGGGATCTGA
- a CDS encoding alpha-ketoacid dehydrogenase subunit beta: MNDHNNNIQLETAMTTTTMTMIQALRSAMDVMLERDDNVVVFGQDVGYFGGVFRCTEGLQTKYGTSRVFDAPISESGIVGVAVGMGAYGLRPVAEIQFADYVYPASDQIISEAARLRYRSAGEFTAPMTLRMPCGGGIYGGQTHSQSIEAMFTQVCGLRTVMPSNPYDAKGLLIASIENDDPVIFLEPKRLYNGPFDGHHDRPVTPWSKHPQAQVPDGYYTVPLDVAAITRPGKDVTVLTYGTTVYVSQVAAEESGVDAEVIDLRSLWPLDLETIVKSVKKTGRCVVVHEATRTCGFGAELVSLVQEHCFHHLEAPIERVTGWDTPYPHAQEWAYFPGPSRVGAALKRVMEV; the protein is encoded by the coding sequence ATGAACGATCACAACAACAATATTCAGTTGGAAACCGCCATGACCACGACCACCATGACCATGATCCAGGCCCTGCGCTCGGCCATGGATGTGATGCTTGAGCGTGATGACAATGTCGTCGTGTTCGGTCAGGACGTCGGCTACTTCGGCGGCGTGTTCCGTTGCACCGAAGGCTTGCAGACCAAGTACGGCACCTCGCGGGTGTTCGACGCACCGATCTCGGAAAGCGGCATCGTCGGCGTGGCCGTCGGCATGGGCGCCTACGGTCTGCGTCCGGTCGCCGAGATTCAGTTCGCCGACTACGTCTACCCGGCGTCCGACCAGATCATTTCCGAAGCGGCACGCCTGCGTTATCGCTCGGCCGGCGAGTTCACCGCGCCGATGACCCTGCGCATGCCTTGCGGCGGCGGCATCTACGGCGGCCAGACCCACAGCCAGAGCATCGAGGCGATGTTCACTCAGGTCTGCGGCTTGCGCACCGTGATGCCATCCAACCCGTATGACGCCAAAGGCCTGCTGATCGCCTCCATCGAAAACGATGACCCGGTGATCTTTCTTGAGCCGAAACGCCTGTACAACGGCCCGTTCGACGGCCACCACGACCGCCCGGTGACGCCGTGGTCGAAACACCCGCAAGCCCAGGTGCCGGACGGTTACTACACCGTGCCGCTGGACGTTGCCGCGATCACCCGTCCGGGCAAGGACGTGACCGTGCTGACTTACGGCACCACCGTGTACGTGTCGCAAGTCGCTGCCGAAGAATCCGGCGTTGATGCTGAAGTCATCGACCTGCGCAGCCTGTGGCCTCTGGACCTGGAAACCATCGTCAAATCGGTGAAGAAAACCGGCCGCTGCGTGGTGGTTCATGAGGCCACCCGCACCTGCGGTTTCGGCGCCGAGCTGGTGTCGCTGGTGCAAGAGCATTGCTTCCATCACCTGGAAGCGCCGATCGAACGCGTCACCGGTTGGGACACCCCCTATCCGCACGCGCAGGAGTGGGCGTATTTCCCAGGGCCGTCCCGAGTGGGCGCGGCGTTGAAACGGGTTATGGAGGTCTGA